From Proteiniborus sp. MB09-C3, the proteins below share one genomic window:
- a CDS encoding SprT family zinc-dependent metalloprotease produces MENKKYLLETQNSAIYYSLIRTKRKTIGITVDINGEVKISVPLRISENQIAEVVEKRSNWILKKLREVQEIKKNEVFKQYVNGEKLLYLGKEYELKVVEQELYEDKVRVQSDIITVYLPQGLEGENKKQIVKEELLEWYKKCFVEIIGKRIKKYSLELELAPHKVVIKDQKTIWGSCSSKGNINLNWKLVMAPISIIDYVVVHEMCHLKVMNHSKDFWDEVGLMMPDYIQRREWLKINGHKLKL; encoded by the coding sequence ATGGAAAACAAAAAATATTTACTTGAAACCCAAAATAGTGCCATTTATTATAGCTTAATTAGGACCAAGCGAAAAACAATTGGGATAACTGTAGATATAAATGGCGAGGTTAAAATATCTGTACCTTTACGTATTAGTGAAAATCAGATTGCAGAAGTGGTAGAGAAAAGATCAAACTGGATTTTAAAAAAGCTACGTGAGGTTCAGGAAATAAAGAAAAATGAAGTTTTTAAGCAATATGTAAATGGAGAAAAGCTTCTTTATCTTGGAAAAGAATATGAACTTAAAGTAGTAGAGCAAGAGCTATATGAGGATAAAGTGAGAGTTCAGAGTGATATAATAACAGTATATTTACCTCAAGGGCTGGAGGGAGAAAATAAAAAGCAAATAGTAAAGGAAGAGCTATTAGAATGGTACAAGAAGTGTTTTGTTGAGATTATAGGTAAGAGAATAAAAAAATATTCTTTAGAACTTGAGTTAGCACCACATAAAGTGGTTATTAAAGATCAGAAAACCATATGGGGAAGCTGTAGTTCAAAGGGAAATATTAATTTAAACTGGAAATTAGTCATGGCACCTATCTCTATAATTGATTACGTAGTTGTGCATGAAATGTGCCACTTAAAGGTTATGAATCATTCAAAAGATTTTTGGGATGAAGTAGGACTTATGATGCCAGACTATATTCAAAGGCGAGAGTGGCTAAAAATAAATGGTCATAAGTTAAAGCTGTAG
- a CDS encoding tyrosine phenol-lyase → MDKKYMPEPYKVKMVEPLRILQKEERVEAIKKAGYNTFLLNSRDVYIDLLTDSGTNAMSDRQWAGLMMGDEAYAGSDNWLHLKETVQSIMGFKHVVPTHQGRGAENLLSQVLVKPGTYIPGNMYFTTTRAHQEMNGGTFVDVIIDEAHISDKEDVLFKGNIDIKKYEDLINKVGAKNIPYICVGVTVNLAGGQPVSMKNLREVHELSQKHGIKVMFDCTRYVENAYFIKAREEEYKDKTIAEIVKEMFSYADGATMSGKKDGIVNIGGFLAMNDEDLYYKAAALVVVYEGMPSYGGMTGRDMEAFSIGLKEALDYNYIKHRIEQVEYLGNRLIEAGIPIVKPIGGHAVFLDAKKFLPHIPQSQYPAQVLAAEIYIESGVRTMERGNVSAGRNKEGKEYFPSLELVRLTIPRRVYSYAHLDYVAEAIINTYKRRDEIKGLKFSYEPPVLRFFTGKFEYI, encoded by the coding sequence ATGGATAAGAAATACATGCCAGAACCTTACAAGGTTAAGATGGTGGAGCCGTTAAGAATTCTACAAAAGGAAGAAAGAGTTGAAGCTATAAAAAAAGCAGGCTATAACACATTTTTATTAAATTCACGAGATGTTTATATAGACTTGCTTACAGATAGTGGTACAAATGCTATGAGCGATAGACAATGGGCAGGACTTATGATGGGTGATGAAGCTTATGCAGGTAGTGACAACTGGTTACATCTTAAAGAAACTGTTCAAAGCATAATGGGATTTAAACACGTAGTACCTACTCATCAGGGAAGAGGTGCAGAAAACCTATTATCACAAGTATTAGTTAAGCCCGGAACTTATATCCCTGGTAATATGTACTTTACAACTACAAGAGCTCATCAGGAAATGAATGGCGGCACATTTGTTGATGTAATAATAGATGAAGCACATATTTCCGATAAAGAGGATGTGCTCTTCAAAGGAAATATAGATATTAAGAAATATGAAGATCTAATTAATAAGGTTGGAGCGAAAAATATTCCTTATATATGTGTTGGAGTTACTGTAAATCTAGCAGGTGGTCAACCTGTAAGCATGAAAAACCTAAGAGAAGTTCATGAGTTATCTCAAAAGCACGGTATTAAAGTCATGTTTGACTGTACAAGATATGTAGAAAACGCTTACTTTATTAAGGCAAGAGAAGAAGAATATAAAGATAAAACTATTGCAGAAATAGTTAAAGAAATGTTCTCCTATGCTGATGGAGCTACAATGTCAGGTAAAAAAGATGGTATAGTAAACATCGGTGGATTCCTGGCTATGAATGATGAAGACCTATACTATAAAGCGGCTGCTTTAGTAGTGGTTTATGAAGGTATGCCAAGCTATGGAGGCATGACTGGTAGAGATATGGAGGCATTTTCCATAGGACTAAAAGAAGCGTTAGATTATAATTATATTAAACATAGAATAGAGCAGGTTGAATATTTGGGAAATAGATTAATTGAAGCTGGAATCCCTATTGTTAAACCAATAGGAGGTCATGCAGTATTTCTAGATGCTAAGAAGTTTTTACCTCACATTCCACAAAGTCAATATCCTGCTCAAGTTTTGGCAGCTGAAATATACATTGAATCAGGTGTTAGAACTATGGAAAGAGGAAATGTTTCAGCTGGTAGAAATAAGGAAGGTAAAGAATACTTCCCAAGCCTTGAATTAGTTAGACTTACTATACCAAGAAGAGTATATAGCTACGCTCATTTAGACTATGTTGCAGAAGCTATAATCAATACCTATAAGAGAAGAGATGAAATTAAAGGTCTTAAATTCTCTTATGAACCACCAGTATTAAGATTCTTCACTGGTAAATTTGAGTATATATAA
- a CDS encoding ECF transporter S component yields MMNTKKLAMAALLTALAIVIPFAVFFKVIIPPFSATLGSHVPMFIAMLLGPEVAIMAGLGSALGFFLNLGPLIGARAFMHVFVGLAGSKLIRKGMSFGKVSVITAPLHGLLEVLVVMPFIEFNAYNLLIITGVGTILHHYADAFISYVIINILQKSPAANFIKLTNEKSHSHI; encoded by the coding sequence ATCATGAATACAAAAAAACTAGCAATGGCAGCTTTACTGACAGCACTTGCAATTGTTATACCTTTTGCAGTATTTTTTAAAGTAATAATACCGCCATTTTCAGCTACACTTGGTTCTCATGTACCTATGTTTATAGCCATGCTGCTAGGTCCTGAAGTAGCAATTATGGCTGGTCTTGGTTCTGCTCTTGGATTTTTTCTAAATCTTGGCCCTTTAATTGGTGCTAGGGCCTTTATGCACGTATTCGTTGGATTAGCCGGGTCAAAGCTCATAAGAAAGGGGATGTCATTTGGAAAAGTATCTGTTATTACAGCCCCACTGCATGGATTACTTGAAGTTCTTGTAGTGATGCCATTTATAGAATTCAATGCTTATAATCTACTTATAATTACAGGGGTTGGAACTATACTTCATCATTATGCCGATGCCTTCATTTCATATGTAATTATAAACATACTTCAAAAATCACCTGCAGCTAATTTTATTAAACTAACTAATGAAAAAAGTCATAGTCACATATAA
- a CDS encoding tryptophan transporter translates to MNMKKFVLNSLLLAIGALLHQITPPLVLGMKPDFSLVMLFIVISLNEDFKSCITSGLVIGIFSALTTGFPAGQLPNIFDKIITTTIIYFSIRALSKHIKDQVLMIIIISLGTLISGVVFLSSAALLAGLPGNFSVLLISIVIPAVLINTVVGMVLYNAVKISIKRSNFKIS, encoded by the coding sequence ATGAATATGAAAAAATTTGTATTAAATTCTTTACTACTTGCGATTGGAGCTCTTTTGCATCAGATTACTCCACCATTAGTGCTTGGTATGAAGCCAGACTTTTCGCTGGTTATGCTCTTTATAGTAATATCATTAAATGAAGATTTTAAATCCTGTATAACATCAGGCTTAGTTATTGGGATATTTTCCGCACTAACAACTGGTTTCCCAGCAGGACAATTACCTAATATTTTTGATAAGATAATTACTACAACTATAATATATTTCAGTATTAGAGCTTTATCTAAGCATATTAAAGATCAAGTATTGATGATAATCATAATATCCTTAGGTACTTTAATAAGTGGAGTAGTTTTCCTGTCTTCAGCAGCACTTTTGGCAGGGCTTCCAGGAAACTTCAGTGTATTATTAATTTCAATTGTCATACCTGCTGTCCTCATAAATACAGTAGTGGGCATGGTTTTATATAATGCTGTAAAAATCAGTATTAAAAGAAGTAACTTTAAAATAAGCTAA
- the istB gene encoding IS21-like element helper ATPase IstB, whose product MIAGTAKYDDKYIREMLKLFKLVDIRENYQSIIEEAIKEKLGYKDFLIRLIQVEEEGKKKRLTERLTLKAGFDFIKTLDDIEYDFNESISYQKVKELGTLSFMDRNENIIIIGPPGVGKSMIATGIGINACNAGKTVMFINAKELMDKLSEAVKKDTLKQTLKALSKVQLLIIDELSYVKMGKEKESIFFQVIRQRYEKSSLIITTNLPLSRWDEIFTGQLAATAILDRLVHHCHILSVTGDSFRVKGGKYLAEQKETKSRKQSTKEGK is encoded by the coding sequence ATGATAGCAGGTACTGCGAAATATGACGACAAATATATCCGCGAAATGCTAAAACTCTTCAAGCTTGTTGATATACGTGAAAACTATCAAAGCATCATAGAAGAGGCCATAAAAGAAAAGCTAGGATACAAGGATTTCTTAATTAGGCTGATTCAAGTTGAAGAAGAAGGAAAGAAAAAAAGACTGACAGAAAGGTTAACGCTTAAGGCAGGATTTGATTTTATCAAAACCTTAGATGACATAGAATACGATTTTAATGAAAGCATCAGCTATCAAAAGGTTAAAGAACTAGGTACACTGTCATTTATGGATCGAAATGAAAATATCATTATCATTGGTCCGCCTGGAGTTGGTAAAAGCATGATTGCCACTGGAATTGGAATAAACGCCTGTAATGCTGGAAAAACTGTCATGTTTATTAACGCAAAGGAATTAATGGACAAACTATCAGAAGCGGTTAAGAAAGATACTTTAAAACAGACGTTAAAGGCTTTAAGTAAGGTTCAGCTCCTTATCATAGACGAGCTTTCCTACGTCAAAATGGGCAAAGAAAAAGAGAGCATATTTTTTCAGGTTATCCGGCAAAGATACGAAAAAAGCTCCCTAATCATAACAACTAATCTTCCCTTAAGCAGATGGGATGAAATATTTACTGGTCAATTAGCAGCGACCGCAATACTAGATAGATTAGTCCATCATTGTCATATCCTTAGTGTAACAGGAGATAGTTTCCGTGTCAAAGGTGGGAAATATCTAGCAGAACAAAAAGAAACTAAATCTAGAAAACAAAGTACTAAGGAGGGAAAATAG
- the istA gene encoding IS21 family transposase — MKGWNMFAEIKQYKLKGFNKSQVSRFLNINYKTVDKYWNMSYEEYAELKEDAKSRSKKVDKYMELILSWIKEFRDISTAQIFDWLRERYGEVDFSDRTLRLYVKDLREKHGLPKVPCARQYEEIPELPMGYQAQVDLGQTWLSKRDGSKIKAYCFAMVLSHSRYKFLWWRDKPFNTLSFIEAHNKAFEYFGGMPKEIVYDQDRILAVSENHGDIIFTEMFQNYISSMKFKTRLCRAFDPESKGKIEAVVKYAKYNFAKHRAFIDIDLLNEDSLKWLDRTGNAKVHEITRKVPKEVFTLEKEHLQKVPSLFENIQLNNSLTYTVRKNNTISYKQNRYQVPKGTYRPGKEVKLIINDNKMNIVDLDTELVIATHSISNQKGKLIQIYHPEREKRKPETKCMIKP, encoded by the coding sequence TTGAAGGGATGGAATATGTTTGCTGAAATTAAGCAGTATAAATTAAAAGGATTCAATAAGTCTCAAGTAAGTAGATTTCTTAATATTAACTACAAAACAGTAGATAAATACTGGAACATGTCTTATGAAGAATATGCAGAACTAAAGGAGGATGCTAAGAGTAGAAGTAAAAAGGTTGATAAATATATGGAGCTAATATTATCTTGGATAAAGGAATTTAGAGATATTTCAACTGCTCAAATATTTGATTGGCTTAGAGAAAGGTATGGTGAAGTGGATTTTAGTGATAGAACATTAAGACTTTATGTAAAAGATTTAAGAGAAAAACATGGACTGCCTAAAGTTCCTTGTGCAAGGCAGTACGAGGAGATTCCAGAGCTTCCAATGGGATATCAAGCACAAGTAGATTTAGGTCAAACTTGGTTATCCAAGCGTGATGGCTCAAAAATTAAAGCATATTGTTTTGCAATGGTACTTTCTCATTCAAGATATAAATTTCTATGGTGGAGAGACAAGCCTTTTAATACCCTATCATTCATAGAAGCTCATAATAAAGCTTTCGAATACTTTGGAGGCATGCCAAAAGAAATAGTATATGACCAAGATAGGATTTTGGCAGTATCAGAAAACCATGGAGATATTATCTTCACTGAAATGTTTCAAAACTACATAAGTAGCATGAAATTTAAGACTAGGCTATGCAGAGCTTTTGACCCAGAAAGCAAAGGAAAAATAGAAGCAGTAGTCAAATATGCAAAATATAACTTTGCAAAGCATAGAGCCTTTATAGATATTGATTTACTAAATGAAGACTCACTTAAATGGTTAGATAGAACTGGTAATGCTAAAGTACATGAAATAACAAGAAAGGTACCTAAAGAAGTGTTTACTCTGGAAAAGGAACACTTACAGAAAGTACCTAGCCTGTTTGAAAATATTCAACTTAATAATAGTTTAACCTATACCGTTAGAAAAAACAATACCATATCATACAAACAAAATAGATACCAGGTTCCAAAAGGCACATACAGACCAGGTAAAGAAGTTAAACTAATAATAAATGATAATAAGATGAATATAGTCGATTTAGATACTGAATTAGTTATTGCAACTCACAGTATCAGTAATCAAAAGGGCAAGCTAATTCAAATATATCATCCAGAAAGAGAAAAAAGAAAACCAGAGACGAAATGTATGATAAAGCCCTAA
- the istB gene encoding IS21-like element helper ATPase IstB, translated as MDKLEQIKEHAKELSLNYLRINADKIIEEADLNDYSYQDILIKILENEIEIRDKKAQERRLKNAGFPVIKKIEDFDLDFQKSITKKQINRLLEMEWIDRMYNLIFLGPPGVGKTHLSISLGYKAVEIGYKVSFVTMDNLMHVLKTHEISRKSKGKMNRILSSSLVIIDELGYLPITREEANLFFQLVSALHEQASIIIASNKGLEDWTELLGYPALTTAVLDRITYRCELFSMSGKSYRLEHRKSLF; from the coding sequence ATGGATAAACTAGAGCAAATTAAAGAACATGCAAAAGAACTTAGCCTGAATTACTTAAGAATTAACGCAGATAAAATTATTGAGGAAGCTGATTTAAACGATTACTCATATCAAGATATATTAATAAAAATACTTGAAAATGAAATAGAAATAAGAGATAAAAAAGCACAAGAAAGAAGATTAAAGAATGCAGGATTTCCGGTAATAAAGAAAATAGAAGACTTTGACTTAGATTTTCAAAAATCTATAACAAAGAAACAGATAAATAGGCTATTAGAAATGGAGTGGATAGATAGGATGTATAATCTTATCTTCCTAGGCCCTCCAGGTGTAGGAAAGACGCATCTATCAATTTCATTAGGATATAAAGCAGTAGAAATAGGGTATAAGGTTAGCTTTGTAACAATGGATAACCTGATGCACGTACTAAAAACACACGAAATATCAAGAAAGAGCAAAGGAAAAATGAATAGAATACTATCTTCAAGCCTTGTAATAATAGACGAACTAGGTTACCTTCCAATAACAAGAGAAGAAGCAAATCTATTTTTTCAGTTAGTATCGGCACTTCATGAACAGGCTTCAATTATTATCGCATCTAATAAAGGCTTAGAAGATTGGACAGAGCTATTAGGATATCCTGCTTTAACAACAGCAGTATTAGACAGAATTACATACAGATGTGAGCTTTTTAGCATGTCTGGCAAGAGCTATAGACTAGAACACAGAAAGTCATTATTCTAA
- a CDS encoding IS66 family transposase, whose amino-acid sequence MESQNEIIESLRKELQRANENVEFLLKKLYGRKTEKTSAINGQLVIEEVALGLFNEAEVAADFTELEPVPFEEPVRRTRSGYKRKAAFKNIPQQDQVYKLEETQRNCPKCGDNLSVVGKKFLRSEIKYIPAEISIVNIYQETYECRKCKKEGLPSIFNPYTPEPVLQHSYATASSVAWTMYQKFVQAVPLYRQEKDWKQMGFPISRATLSNWILKTSEEWLMPVVERLQEELLKEKYLHADETPVQVLNEPGKKNTTKSYMWVYSTSTHANRGIRIFKYATGRAGENASKFLKGFSGFLHTDAFSGYGKVKDIHHCLCWAHVRRYFNDAMPKDTKSQEATLPATGIAYCNQLFDWERKLKDLPPEERKAKRLEKEKPILDAFWSWAETALTQVLPKSKIGTALQYAMNHKEKLQTYLEDGNCVISNNIAENSIKPFTVGRKNWEFCGSPEGAKASACVYTLVETAKANGLNPYKYLEFILSRIPGSNFKTNPKVLDLMLPWDSLIQKTCKAD is encoded by the coding sequence ATTGAATCACAAAATGAAATAATAGAATCTCTAAGAAAAGAGCTTCAGCGTGCTAATGAAAATGTAGAATTTCTATTAAAGAAACTATATGGCAGAAAGACCGAAAAAACATCTGCAATTAATGGACAACTTGTAATTGAGGAAGTGGCTCTTGGTCTTTTTAATGAAGCAGAGGTAGCTGCAGATTTTACAGAGCTAGAACCAGTTCCATTCGAAGAACCTGTAAGAAGAACACGTTCAGGTTACAAAAGGAAGGCAGCATTTAAAAATATTCCTCAGCAAGACCAAGTATACAAATTAGAAGAAACTCAAAGGAACTGTCCTAAATGTGGAGATAATCTATCAGTTGTAGGTAAGAAATTCTTACGTTCTGAAATTAAATATATTCCAGCCGAAATCAGCATTGTAAATATATATCAAGAGACCTATGAGTGCAGAAAATGCAAAAAAGAAGGTCTGCCTTCTATTTTTAATCCATATACTCCAGAGCCAGTATTACAACATTCATATGCCACTGCATCAAGCGTTGCTTGGACTATGTATCAAAAATTTGTACAAGCAGTTCCCCTATATCGCCAAGAAAAAGATTGGAAGCAGATGGGCTTTCCAATTAGCCGTGCAACACTATCCAATTGGATACTAAAGACATCAGAAGAATGGCTAATGCCTGTAGTGGAAAGACTTCAGGAAGAACTCTTAAAGGAGAAGTATTTGCATGCTGACGAAACTCCAGTTCAAGTACTAAATGAACCTGGAAAGAAAAACACTACTAAATCATACATGTGGGTTTACTCTACATCCACCCATGCAAATCGTGGCATTAGGATATTTAAATATGCTACAGGAAGAGCTGGAGAAAACGCAAGCAAATTTCTTAAAGGGTTCAGTGGATTTTTACATACGGATGCTTTCTCAGGTTATGGAAAAGTAAAAGATATCCACCACTGCTTGTGCTGGGCCCATGTCAGGAGATACTTTAATGATGCTATGCCAAAAGATACGAAAAGTCAGGAAGCAACTCTGCCTGCTACAGGAATAGCATATTGCAATCAGTTATTTGACTGGGAAAGAAAACTTAAAGATCTCCCGCCTGAAGAGAGAAAAGCTAAGCGTCTAGAAAAGGAAAAACCAATTCTTGATGCCTTTTGGTCGTGGGCAGAAACAGCACTCACACAAGTACTGCCAAAATCTAAAATTGGAACAGCTCTTCAATATGCAATGAATCACAAAGAAAAGCTTCAAACATACCTCGAAGATGGCAACTGTGTAATATCCAACAATATTGCAGAAAACAGCATCAAGCCATTTACAGTGGGAAGGAAGAACTGGGAGTTCTGTGGAAGTCCTGAAGGTGCTAAAGCAAGTGCATGTGTATATACATTAGTGGAAACTGCAAAGGCTAATGGCTTAAATCCCTACAAATATTTAGAATTCATTTTATCCAGAATACCTGGGTCCAATTTTAAGACTAATCCGAAAGTACTGGATCTTATGCTGCCATGGGACTCATTAATTCAAAAAACATGCAAAGCAGACTAA
- the istA gene encoding IS21 family transposase encodes MKNLREWAAVQELHKRKVPILKIAKQLNMSRNTVKKLIKLKEEPKYTRVHYPSKVESYLDQILIWRTSTEYDFNGTRIFRELVKKGYDGSINPIYRALKKIDEGKTEISRDATVRIETPPGDQAQYDWSEYQIVVTERVRTVYCFSMILAASRKKAICFSLSCDSEAIYEAIQELYDDLGGITLELLIDNPKTLVIENNPKSEDEIKFNEQALLLAAHLGTELNACNCYWPRTKGKIEKPFQYIEEQFIKGNTFSSMEELNKRGKKFIRDWNGEMHTTTRRIPNEFFENEEIQALLPLPNTRFRMKALEKRIVSNDGYIHINTNKYSVPIKYATKQLKYRIVYGFRIEIYTEEQEYIMSLEVQDGKHGIFRNPEHYEDIKVKANKSIPQIKRDFTSTFKNGEAYLKAATGLFQQPSYHARKILELLDLYEPEVLDKIIAYAIANNKLDIKSIKQLIRNDFFKIIADDTKTNEAIESTDTEGIIRSLDYYEGTREVTAL; translated from the coding sequence GTGAAAAATTTGAGAGAATGGGCAGCAGTACAGGAATTACATAAAAGAAAGGTTCCCATACTTAAGATTGCAAAGCAATTAAATATGTCAAGAAACACTGTTAAGAAGCTAATAAAGCTAAAGGAGGAGCCAAAGTACACTAGAGTTCATTACCCTTCCAAGGTTGAATCATATTTAGATCAGATATTAATATGGCGTACTTCCACTGAATACGACTTCAATGGCACAAGAATCTTTAGGGAGTTAGTTAAAAAGGGCTATGATGGTTCAATTAATCCAATTTACAGAGCCTTAAAGAAAATTGATGAAGGAAAGACTGAGATCTCACGCGATGCAACTGTTAGAATTGAAACACCTCCTGGAGATCAAGCTCAGTATGATTGGTCTGAGTATCAGATTGTAGTAACCGAGAGAGTTAGAACTGTCTACTGTTTTAGCATGATACTAGCAGCAAGTAGAAAGAAGGCAATATGTTTTTCATTATCTTGTGATTCTGAAGCAATTTATGAAGCAATACAAGAACTCTATGATGATTTGGGTGGCATTACACTAGAGCTTTTGATTGATAATCCTAAGACTCTTGTAATAGAAAACAACCCTAAGAGTGAGGATGAAATAAAATTTAATGAGCAGGCGCTTCTTTTGGCTGCACATCTTGGTACAGAGCTTAATGCCTGTAACTGTTACTGGCCTAGAACCAAGGGCAAGATAGAAAAACCATTTCAATATATAGAAGAGCAATTTATCAAAGGAAATACATTTTCTTCTATGGAAGAGCTAAATAAAAGAGGAAAAAAATTTATCAGGGATTGGAATGGAGAAATGCATACAACCACAAGGCGAATCCCTAATGAATTCTTCGAAAATGAGGAAATCCAGGCACTATTGCCACTACCAAACACTAGATTTAGAATGAAAGCCCTTGAAAAAAGAATAGTAAGCAATGATGGATATATACACATAAATACTAATAAGTACAGCGTACCAATAAAATATGCTACAAAACAGCTTAAATACCGCATTGTTTATGGATTTCGTATAGAAATATATACAGAGGAACAAGAATACATAATGTCTCTTGAGGTTCAGGATGGTAAACATGGGATCTTTAGAAACCCTGAACATTATGAAGATATTAAAGTCAAAGCTAATAAATCTATTCCACAGATAAAAAGAGATTTTACGAGTACATTTAAAAATGGAGAAGCATATTTAAAGGCTGCAACCGGGTTGTTCCAACAACCTAGTTATCATGCCAGAAAGATATTGGAACTATTAGATCTTTATGAGCCTGAAGTACTGGATAAGATAATCGCATACGCAATCGCTAATAACAAGCTTGATATTAAGTCAATAAAGCAGCTGATAAGGAATGACTTCTTTAAAATCATAGCAGATGATACTAAAACCAATGAAGCTATCGAAAGTACTGATACTGAGGGCATCATAAGAAGCCTAGATTACTATGAGGGAACTAGAGAGGTAACAGCATTATGA
- a CDS encoding sigma 54-interacting transcriptional regulator produces MNSKKIRFLVEENRVGMANEILSALASKNINIITMEIHPPYISIKIECEDINFNQLQNWIKGEIKEILDVTEIDMMDSEKLAMKLQTIINSMTDGVIAVDKLGNIEYFNSKSASLFNITHLERDININSIIPKEIYDPNIDIDDKNSIEVCTKIRNKKLNLILNIKHIKNHLGIKLGALLIFKEMGEVRKLIQTISGPSMVDFDDIIGESDSIKNTISLAKLVSKTESNVLILGESGTGKELFARAIHKNSTRSNGPFVAVNCSAVPETLLESEFFGYEKNAFTGASKTGKQGLFELATGGSIFLDEIGDLPIHLQGKILRAIQEKHIRRVSGEKEIPIDVRIISATHRDLQDMVQQGTFREDLYYRLNVVPVQILPLRKRKEDIPVLTEYFIQVLSESMGKKNIQITDEALDKLLNHHWQGNVRELQNIIERAIIFAKDKIEINHIMINNEGSNITEKNVDESKADSNFPVNLPRIIENIEYKYIRNASKEFNSSREIAKALGISHTTVINKLKNYNLL; encoded by the coding sequence TTGAATAGTAAAAAAATTAGATTTTTAGTAGAAGAAAACAGGGTAGGTATGGCGAACGAAATATTATCTGCTTTGGCTTCAAAAAATATAAACATTATTACTATGGAAATACATCCACCCTATATATCTATAAAAATTGAGTGTGAAGATATTAATTTTAACCAGCTTCAAAATTGGATTAAAGGCGAAATTAAAGAAATCTTAGATGTAACAGAAATAGATATGATGGATTCTGAAAAATTAGCCATGAAGCTACAGACAATTATTAATAGTATGACTGATGGAGTTATTGCAGTTGATAAACTAGGAAATATAGAATATTTTAATTCAAAGTCTGCCAGTCTTTTCAATATAACACATTTGGAAAGAGACATTAACATAAATTCTATAATTCCAAAAGAAATTTATGACCCTAATATAGATATAGATGATAAAAACAGCATTGAAGTATGTACAAAAATTAGAAATAAGAAGCTAAATTTAATCTTAAATATAAAGCATATAAAAAATCACTTAGGTATTAAACTTGGTGCTCTTTTAATTTTTAAAGAAATGGGGGAGGTTAGAAAGCTAATACAAACTATTTCTGGACCCTCTATGGTAGATTTTGATGATATCATAGGAGAATCAGATAGTATAAAAAACACTATCTCATTAGCTAAACTAGTATCAAAAACAGAATCTAATGTTCTAATATTAGGAGAAAGCGGAACTGGAAAAGAATTATTTGCTAGAGCTATTCATAAAAATAGCACACGTAGCAATGGACCTTTTGTGGCTGTTAATTGCTCAGCTGTACCTGAAACTTTACTTGAAAGTGAATTCTTTGGATATGAGAAAAATGCATTTACAGGTGCCAGCAAAACAGGTAAGCAAGGACTTTTTGAATTAGCCACTGGCGGCAGTATTTTTCTAGATGAAATAGGGGATTTGCCAATTCATTTACAAGGAAAAATATTAAGAGCTATACAGGAAAAACACATACGCCGTGTAAGTGGAGAAAAAGAAATCCCCATAGATGTGAGAATAATATCCGCAACCCACCGAGATCTACAGGACATGGTACAGCAGGGTACCTTCAGAGAAGACTTGTATTATAGATTAAATGTAGTACCAGTTCAAATATTGCCTTTAAGAAAGAGAAAAGAAGATATTCCTGTTTTAACAGAATACTTTATTCAAGTTTTATCAGAAAGTATGGGAAAAAAGAATATCCAGATAACAGACGAAGCGCTAGATAAATTATTAAACCACCATTGGCAGGGTAATGTAAGAGAGCTTCAAAACATTATAGAAAGAGCAATAATATTCGCAAAGGATAAAATAGAGATAAACCATATAATGATAAATAATGAAGGCTCAAATATAACAGAAAAAAATGTTGATGAAAGTAAAGCTGATTCTAATTTTCCAGTAAATCTACCACGAATAATAGAGAACATCGAATATAAATATATTAGAAATGCTAGTAAGGAATTTAACTCCTCAAGAGAAATAGCTAAAGCCCTTGGTATATCCCACACAACTGTGATAAATAAGCTAAAGAATTATAATCTTTTGTAA